The genome window TCAGCGCCGCCTCATTGGACCGACGATTGTCCTTCAGGAATCCCGCCAGGACGTAGATGGAGAGCGCCATCGTCTCGAGGGAGACGTAGATGAGGATGAAGTTCGTCGCCGAGGCCATGAACATCATCGCCGCGATCGCGAAGAGAACGAGCGTGTAGTACTCCCCCGCCTGCGCCTTCTCGAGGTCGAGGTACCGGATGGAGAGCATGATCGTCAGCGCGCCCGACGCGAGGAAGATCGTCTTGAACCATATCGAGAAGGTGTCGAGCGCGAAGTCGCCCATGAAGGCCGGCGCGGTCGCGGCCCCGCCCAGGTGCACGCCGAAGTAGACGACGACCGTCAGCGTCAGCAGCACCGCGAGAAGGGCGAGGTACCCGATCTGCCGCTGCTTCTCCTTCGGCATGAGGGCGGTGAGCGCGAGCAGGAAGCACGCGTAGAAGACCAGCACCAGCTCCGGGAGGATCTTCGCGAGATCCTCCCTCAGCCGCCCGGGGTCGAAGCCCATGCCTACCTCTCGCCCTGCGGCGCCGCCGCGCGGGCCACCGCCTCGCCGCCCCACTGGTGGTTCACCTGCTGGACGAGCCGGGCGACCGGATTCTCGATCACGCGGAAGAGGGGCCGTGGATAGAGCCCGATCCAGAACGCGAGGAGGACCAGCGGCGCGAGCGTCATGATCTCGCGCAGGTTCAGATCCTGGAGCTTCTGGTTCTCGGGGTTCTCGAGCTTCCCCCACATCGTCCGCTGGTAGAGCCAGAGCATGTAGGCCGCGCCGAGGACGATTCCGGTGACGGCCGCCGTCGCCCAGAAGACGCCGCCGATGTGCAGGCCGAAGATCTCGAGGGCCACGCTGTCGGGGATCTGGTACGCGCCGGAGAGGATCGTGAACTCGCCGATGAAGCCGTTGAGCGCCGGCAGCCCGATCGACGACATGGTCATGATCATGAACATCACCGCGAAGACGGGCATGACCTTGCTGATGCCCCCGTACTCC of Acidobacteriota bacterium contains these proteins:
- a CDS encoding NADH-quinone oxidoreductase subunit M encodes the protein GFAIKVPMFPFHTWLPDAHTEAPTAGSVILAGVLLKMGTYGFVRFSLPIVPDATKHYLPYMLALCVIGIVYGAMVAMVQKDWKKLVAYSSVSHLGFCMLGIFALNVNGLNGGILQMINHGISTGALFLIVGLVYERRHTRLISEYGGISKVMPVFAVMFMIMTMSSIGLPALNGFIGEFTILSGAYQIPDSVALEIFGLHIGGVFWATAAVTGIVLGAAYMLWLYQRTMWGKLENPENQKLQDLNLREIMTLAPLVLLAFWIGLYPRPLFRVIENPVARLVQQVNHQWGGEAVARAAAPQGER